CTCTACCCTTGATTAATTAGCCCTGTCATTAAATTCCTTGTCTCATTATAAGGGTAAACCTCATTAATATCCTGGCAAAGAAGCTGGTTAATCTTATCATTCAATGCTATTGCTTTGTCTATTTTCGGATTAGAACCCTTCACATAGGCACCTATGCTTATTAAATCTTCATTTTGTCTATATACTGCAAGATTAGTCCTGATTTCACCAGCAGTGGATTGCTGTGTGTCATCAACAATGTTGACCATGAGGCGACTAATGCTATCAAGAACGTCTATTGCTGGGAAGTGGTTTCTTGCTGCTAGTTCCCGAGACAGTACAATATGTCCATCTAATATACCTCTTACAGCATCAGCTATTGGTTCATTAAAATCGTCACCATCTACTAGCACATTATAAAGTGCGGTAATTGAACCCTTCTTGGTGTTACCTGACCTTTCAAGAAGCTTCGGCAAAAGCGCAAAAACTGATGGAGTGTAGCCTTTAGTTGTTGGTGGTTCCCCAACAGCCAGCCCTACTTCCCTCTGGGCCATAGCAAATCTAGTAACTGAATCCATCATAAGCATTACCTTTTTCCCTTGATCTCTAAAGTACTCTGCAATCGCATGGACAATAAAGGACCCTTTAATTCTCAACAAAGCAGGTTGGTCTGATGTAACTACTACAACTACAGACCTTTGCAAGCCTTCCTTACCAAGATCCTTTTCAATAAATTCAAGTACCTCCCTTCCTCTTTCTCCTATTAGACCAATAACATTTATATCTGCAGAGCTCTTTCTGGCAATCATCCCCATTAGAGTACTCTTACCAACACCACTACCTGAAAATATACCAATTCTTTGACCTTCTCCTAGCGTAAGAAATCCATCTATTGCCTTGATGCCTGTAGTAAGTATGCTACTGATAGCTTTTCTGTCCAATGGATTTGGTGGTTTAGCAATAACAGGATAGAAGTCATTAATTCCATTTAATGAGCTTGCATCTAATGTATTACCAAGACCATCCAATACTTTGCCTAAGAGACCATCCCCAACAGGTATTCTGTGGTTTTTTCCTGTAGAGTAAACCCGGCATCCAGGCGATATCCCTTTAAAGTCTCCTAGTGGCATCAATAGTGTGTAATAATCTTTAAAACCAACCACTTCTGTAAGAACACTCTCATCGAGTACCATTACATGACAAATCTCACCAATAAATGCTTTAATGCCTTTGACTTCTATGGTCAATCCTATTACTCTTGCAACCTTGCCAATAAAAGAGTATGGAGTAATACCAGATATTTTATTAATCTGCTTTTGTAGATTGACTGAACTACCCAAATCATTCAGCTCCCAATATGGCAATGCCCATATTTTCAAGTTGTGCCTTTAACCCTGCATCTATCAGGCCATTTTCACTTTCAAGCATGCAGCTGCCCTGGGATAAACCACTTTCATCAATGATATACACTCTGCAGTATTCACCTAAAGCTTCCTGGATCTCAGT
This genomic stretch from Desulfitibacter sp. BRH_c19 harbors:
- a CDS encoding flagellar protein export ATPase FliI, encoding MNDLGSSVNLQKQINKISGITPYSFIGKVARVIGLTIEVKGIKAFIGEICHVMVLDESVLTEVVGFKDYYTLLMPLGDFKGISPGCRVYSTGKNHRIPVGDGLLGKVLDGLGNTLDASSLNGINDFYPVIAKPPNPLDRKAISSILTTGIKAIDGFLTLGEGQRIGIFSGSGVGKSTLMGMIARKSSADINVIGLIGERGREVLEFIEKDLGKEGLQRSVVVVVTSDQPALLRIKGSFIVHAIAEYFRDQGKKVMLMMDSVTRFAMAQREVGLAVGEPPTTKGYTPSVFALLPKLLERSGNTKKGSITALYNVLVDGDDFNEPIADAVRGILDGHIVLSRELAARNHFPAIDVLDSISRLMVNIVDDTQQSTAGEIRTNLAVYRQNEDLISIGAYVKGSNPKIDKAIALNDKINQLLCQDINEVYPYNETRNLMTGLINQG